In a genomic window of Saccharothrix sp. HUAS TT1:
- a CDS encoding cellulase family glycosylhydrolase: protein MRKRFALVGAAIAALVLSLLTAMPAQAATGFTVSNGRLLDANGNDFVMRGVNHAHTWYLDRTTQALKDIKATGANTVRVVLSSGDRWTKNDTADVSNVISQCKANKLICVLEVHDTTGYQEQSGAVSLARAVEYWKSVQSAMTGQEKYVILNIGNEPWGNTGYTGWTQATKDAITSLRSAGFQHTIMVDAPNWGQDWAFTMRDNASSVFAADPQKNTVFSIHMYGVFDTAAEINSYLNAFVTAKLPIVVGEFGNDHSDGNPDEDTIFATTQSLKLGYLAWSWSGNGGGVEYLDMVTGFNAAQLTPWGQRAINGANGIKATSRQASVYDSGTGPDTTPPSTPGTPSASGVTSSSATLSWAAATDNVGVSGYDVVRVSGTAETPAGSSATNSTTITGLTASTAYTFAVYARDAAGNRSARSNTVNVTTPAGNGGTGACAVTYKVTGQWQGGFQGDVKIANTGTAAVNGWTLRWTWANGQTVSQSWGATTTQSGSTLSATNVSYTGSIPVNGSVSFGFIGSWNGSNSTPTAFTLNGASCTAA from the coding sequence ATGCGCAAGCGATTCGCCTTGGTCGGCGCCGCCATCGCCGCCTTGGTCCTATCCCTGCTGACGGCGATGCCGGCCCAAGCGGCCACCGGCTTCACCGTGAGCAACGGGCGTCTGCTGGACGCCAACGGCAACGACTTCGTGATGCGTGGCGTCAACCACGCGCACACCTGGTACCTGGACCGCACCACGCAGGCCCTCAAGGACATCAAGGCCACGGGCGCGAACACGGTCCGGGTGGTGCTCAGCTCCGGCGACCGGTGGACGAAGAACGACACCGCCGACGTGAGCAACGTGATCAGCCAGTGCAAGGCCAACAAGCTGATCTGCGTGCTGGAGGTGCACGACACCACCGGCTACCAGGAGCAGAGCGGCGCTGTCTCCCTCGCCCGCGCCGTGGAGTACTGGAAGAGCGTCCAGAGCGCCATGACCGGCCAGGAGAAGTACGTCATCCTGAACATCGGCAACGAGCCGTGGGGCAACACCGGCTACACCGGCTGGACCCAGGCCACCAAGGACGCCATCACCTCGCTGCGCTCGGCGGGCTTCCAGCACACGATCATGGTGGACGCCCCGAACTGGGGCCAGGACTGGGCCTTCACCATGCGTGACAACGCGTCCTCGGTGTTCGCCGCCGACCCGCAGAAGAACACCGTCTTCTCCATCCACATGTACGGCGTGTTCGACACGGCGGCGGAGATCAACAGCTACCTGAACGCGTTCGTCACGGCCAAGCTGCCGATCGTCGTCGGCGAGTTCGGCAACGACCACTCCGACGGCAACCCCGACGAGGACACGATCTTCGCCACCACCCAGTCGCTGAAGCTGGGCTACCTGGCGTGGTCGTGGTCGGGCAACGGCGGCGGCGTCGAGTACCTGGACATGGTCACCGGCTTCAACGCCGCCCAGCTCACCCCGTGGGGCCAGCGCGCGATCAACGGCGCGAACGGCATCAAGGCGACCTCCCGCCAGGCCAGCGTCTACGACAGCGGCACCGGCCCGGACACCACCCCGCCGTCCACGCCGGGCACCCCGTCCGCGTCCGGCGTCACGTCCAGCAGCGCCACCCTGTCCTGGGCCGCCGCCACCGACAACGTCGGCGTCAGCGGCTACGACGTGGTCCGCGTCAGCGGCACCGCGGAGACCCCGGCGGGCAGCTCCGCCACGAACAGCACCACGATCACCGGCCTGACCGCGAGCACCGCCTACACGTTCGCCGTCTACGCGCGGGACGCCGCGGGCAACCGCTCGGCCCGCTCCAACACGGTCAACGTGACCACCCCGGCCGGCAACGGCGGCACGGGCGCCTGCGCGGTGACGTACAAGGTCACCGGCCAGTGGCAGGGCGGCTTCCAGGGCGACGTCAAGATCGCGAACACCGGCACGGCCGCGGTGAACGGCTGGACGCTGCGCTGGACCTGGGCCAACGGCCAGACCGTCTCCCAGTCGTGGGGCGCCACCACCACCCAGTCCGGCTCGACGCTGAGCGCGACCAACGTGTCCTACACCGGCAGCATCCCGGTGAACGGCTCGGTCAGCTTCGGCTTCATCGGCTCGTGGAACGGCTCCAACTCGACGCCCACGGCGTTCACCCTCAACGGCGCCTCCTGCACCGCGGCCTAG
- a CDS encoding LacI family DNA-binding transcriptional regulator, translating into MVAKRPTISDIAKAAGVSTGAVSYALNNRPGVSEPTRRRIMDIADRLGWVPSSAARSLSDGRANAIGLVVDRPARVIGVEPYFMQLISGIQGALAGGPTSLLLQVTDNSAAELAAYRRWWGERRVDGVLLVDLVQNDPRVELVQELRLPAVVLGEPVVPDLPCVWTDDELAVEEVLEYLVALGHRRIVRVAGPTKFVHTQTRSRAFTAAAARLGLSEARVVHADYSDEAAARVTRRVLTSGAPPTALVFDNDVMAVSALGVAHELGLTVPDRLSLVAWDDSALCRLVRPALSAVRRPIAERGAAAVRLLLDVINGGPAEQVKTSDPELVPRSSTAHPPPP; encoded by the coding sequence GTGGTAGCCAAGCGTCCGACCATCTCGGACATCGCCAAGGCCGCGGGGGTGTCCACCGGCGCGGTGTCGTACGCGCTGAACAACCGGCCGGGCGTCTCCGAGCCGACGCGCCGCCGGATCATGGACATCGCCGACCGCCTCGGCTGGGTGCCCAGCAGCGCCGCCCGCTCGTTGAGCGACGGTCGGGCGAACGCGATCGGGCTGGTCGTGGACCGGCCGGCCAGGGTGATCGGCGTCGAGCCGTACTTCATGCAGCTGATCTCCGGCATCCAGGGCGCGCTGGCGGGTGGGCCGACGTCGTTGCTGCTCCAGGTCACCGACAACTCGGCGGCCGAGCTGGCGGCGTACCGGCGGTGGTGGGGCGAGCGGCGGGTGGACGGCGTGCTGCTGGTCGACCTGGTGCAGAACGACCCGCGGGTCGAGCTGGTGCAGGAGCTGCGGCTGCCGGCCGTGGTGCTGGGCGAGCCCGTGGTGCCGGACCTGCCGTGCGTGTGGACCGACGACGAACTGGCCGTCGAAGAGGTGCTGGAGTACCTGGTCGCGCTCGGTCACCGGCGGATCGTGCGGGTGGCGGGGCCGACGAAGTTCGTGCACACGCAGACGCGGTCGCGCGCGTTCACCGCAGCCGCCGCCCGGCTCGGCCTGTCCGAGGCCCGCGTCGTGCACGCCGACTACTCCGACGAGGCCGCGGCCCGCGTCACCCGGCGCGTGCTGACCAGCGGCGCCCCGCCGACGGCGCTCGTGTTCGACAACGACGTCATGGCGGTGTCGGCGCTGGGCGTCGCCCACGAGCTCGGCCTGACCGTGCCCGACCGGCTGTCCCTGGTCGCGTGGGACGACTCGGCCCTGTGCCGCCTGGTCCGCCCGGCCCTGTCCGCGGTCCGCCGCCCGATCGCCGAACGCGGCGCCGCCGCCGTCCGCCTGCTGCTGGACGTGATCAACGGCGGCCCGGCCGAACAGGTCAAGACCTCCGACCCGGAACTGGTCCCCCGCTCCAGCACCGCCCACCCCCCACCCCCTTAA
- a CDS encoding acetylxylan esterase, which yields MPWFDLSERELAVYRTETAEPDNLDLWWKTRLEDARAAALPPVLTPYAADAYGPLAVWDVEFSGYGGDRVRGWHIRPAGSGAEPLPTVVCYIGYGGGRGLPSEHALLPSVGYAVFVMDTRGQGGRWTLGATPDSGLAGPEHPGVMTRGIASPETYYVTRLMVDAARAVEVAASLDGVDATRLAVSGGSQGGGLALAAAALNGDAVKVCHADVPFLCDFQRAITITDAEPYGEIAKFLAQHVDLIPAALDTLRYVDGALLAKRITATSLLSVGLMDEVCPPSTVYAAYNEITAPKEMAVFPFSGHTTPRVHDERKLRHLRAHL from the coding sequence GTGCCCTGGTTCGACCTCTCCGAGCGGGAATTGGCGGTGTACCGCACCGAGACCGCCGAGCCCGACAACCTCGACCTGTGGTGGAAGACCCGCCTCGAAGACGCCCGCGCCGCCGCCCTCCCCCCGGTGCTCACGCCCTACGCGGCCGACGCCTACGGCCCGCTCGCGGTCTGGGACGTCGAGTTCTCCGGCTACGGCGGCGACCGGGTGCGCGGCTGGCACATCCGCCCGGCCGGCTCCGGCGCCGAGCCGCTGCCGACCGTGGTCTGCTACATCGGTTACGGCGGCGGGCGCGGCCTGCCGTCGGAGCACGCGCTGCTGCCCTCCGTCGGGTACGCGGTGTTCGTCATGGACACCCGCGGCCAGGGCGGGCGCTGGACGCTCGGCGCCACGCCGGACTCCGGCCTCGCGGGACCCGAGCACCCCGGCGTGATGACGCGGGGCATCGCCAGCCCCGAGACGTACTACGTCACGCGGCTGATGGTCGACGCGGCGCGGGCCGTCGAGGTGGCCGCCTCGCTGGACGGCGTGGACGCGACGCGGCTCGCGGTGTCCGGCGGCAGCCAGGGCGGCGGGCTGGCGCTGGCCGCCGCCGCGCTGAACGGCGACGCGGTCAAGGTGTGCCACGCCGACGTGCCGTTCCTGTGCGACTTCCAGCGGGCCATCACCATCACCGACGCGGAGCCGTACGGGGAGATCGCCAAGTTCCTGGCCCAGCACGTCGACCTGATCCCGGCCGCCCTGGACACGCTGCGGTACGTCGACGGCGCGTTGCTGGCCAAGCGGATCACCGCCACGTCGCTGCTGAGCGTCGGCCTGATGGACGAGGTGTGCCCACCGTCCACCGTGTACGCCGCCTACAACGAGATCACCGCGCCGAAGGAGATGGCGGTGTTCCCGTTCAGCGGTCACACCACGCCGCGGGTGCACGACGAGCGCAAGCTCCGCCACCTGCGCGCCCACCTGTAG
- a CDS encoding glycosyl hydrolase 115 family protein, producing MTSAPPQPPPALRAPVARATTPDGPSRVDGYVVDAAGPGRFPLVSRGRAATLVVSDADHPGVRRVVGDLRDDLERVTGVRPEVSPTARGDVVVVGTVGRSPLIDAMVERGALDVSSVEGRWETSLQQVVHHPLPGVERAFVIAGSDQRGAIFGAYDVSREIGVSPWHWWADVPPAHRAELHVLPGRHGQGTPAVKYRGFFVNDENPALGAWAPRYFGEGRAPGHPDGFNRHFYARVFETLLRLKANYLWPAVWGRAFAEDDPLNHATAQEYGVVVGTSHEGPMMRGIEEWNRHAEAGVGDPYGGNGEWSFRRNREAVERYWVDGVRRMKDEGFEGVVTLGMRGNGDVGLPDGDGIELMRDILASQREILAREGLSGVPQVQTLYKEVQRYWDQGLRPPADVTVVFCDDNWGNLRKLPAPDLEPRPGGYGLYYHFDYVGGGRSYKWVDTSPLPNVWDQLHQSYEYGVDRLWVVNAGDVKGNELPLQFFLDYAWDPRRWPVERLGEWEERFAAQNFGPAAAGGIAAVLHEYGALQSVRKPELLNRRAVVGDGLDVVNDDRSSPFSLTDYREIERVTERWRLLADEAERIRGALPPSTQDAYFQLVHYPVKATANLYALRLAEFTNLHHAAQGRASANGLADATDARFADDRALSAHYDAVAGGKWRGFQSQPKIGYGDVARYGEIARWQQPERDHRALPDEVFPPVERVELPHVAELGVAIDGSDQWWPASATPAVLPAFSPWQSQPGQYVEVFNRGAIPFEYRISTGVPWLRVDRPQGTVHAQVRAHLDVDWSRAPEGRTTVPITVTGAGVVVTVAAVVENDLVGARGFVEANGYVSVDAADATRVVDGDGVRWVVIPDFGVEAFPVTAPSREPSGPRLEYDLTVRADGPVTVWAHLAPRNPVLTGPGLRYAVSFDDQPPQVVDITAATGADDTAMNPQWERNTSDNVNRTATGHHLGAGAHTLKLWLVDPIVVVRKLVVDTGGLRSSYLGPPRSRRVH from the coding sequence ATGACCTCGGCGCCCCCGCAGCCGCCACCGGCGCTCCGCGCGCCGGTGGCGCGGGCCACGACCCCGGACGGCCCGTCACGGGTCGACGGGTACGTGGTCGACGCCGCGGGACCGGGGCGCTTCCCCCTGGTGTCCCGGGGTCGGGCCGCGACCCTGGTGGTCAGCGACGCCGACCACCCCGGCGTGCGGCGGGTCGTCGGCGACCTGCGCGACGACCTGGAGCGGGTCACCGGCGTGCGGCCCGAGGTCTCCCCGACCGCGCGCGGTGACGTGGTGGTCGTGGGCACGGTCGGCCGCAGCCCGCTGATCGACGCCATGGTGGAGCGCGGCGCGCTCGACGTGTCGTCCGTCGAGGGCAGGTGGGAGACCTCGCTCCAGCAGGTCGTGCACCACCCGCTGCCGGGCGTGGAGCGGGCGTTCGTCATCGCGGGCAGCGACCAGCGCGGTGCGATCTTCGGCGCGTACGACGTGTCGCGGGAGATCGGCGTGTCGCCGTGGCACTGGTGGGCCGACGTCCCCCCGGCCCACCGCGCCGAGCTGCACGTCCTGCCGGGCAGGCACGGCCAGGGCACGCCCGCGGTGAAGTACCGCGGCTTCTTCGTCAACGACGAGAACCCGGCCCTGGGCGCCTGGGCACCCCGGTATTTCGGCGAAGGCCGCGCGCCCGGTCACCCGGACGGGTTCAACCGTCACTTCTACGCCAGGGTCTTCGAGACCCTGCTCCGGCTCAAGGCCAACTACCTGTGGCCCGCCGTGTGGGGCCGGGCGTTCGCCGAGGACGACCCGCTCAACCACGCGACCGCGCAGGAGTACGGCGTCGTCGTGGGCACCTCGCACGAGGGCCCGATGATGCGCGGCATCGAGGAGTGGAACCGGCACGCCGAAGCGGGCGTCGGCGACCCGTACGGCGGCAACGGCGAGTGGAGCTTCCGGCGCAACCGCGAGGCCGTCGAGCGGTACTGGGTCGACGGGGTCCGGCGGATGAAGGACGAGGGCTTCGAGGGCGTGGTGACCCTCGGGATGCGCGGCAACGGCGACGTCGGCCTGCCCGACGGCGACGGCATCGAGCTGATGCGCGACATCCTCGCCTCACAACGGGAAATCCTGGCGAGGGAAGGACTGTCGGGCGTCCCGCAGGTGCAGACCCTCTACAAGGAGGTCCAGCGCTACTGGGACCAGGGGCTGCGCCCGCCCGCCGACGTGACGGTCGTGTTCTGCGACGACAACTGGGGCAACCTGCGCAAGCTGCCCGCGCCGGACCTCGAACCGCGCCCCGGCGGTTACGGCCTCTACTACCACTTCGACTACGTCGGCGGCGGGCGCAGCTACAAGTGGGTCGACACCAGCCCGCTGCCGAACGTGTGGGACCAGCTGCACCAGTCCTACGAGTACGGCGTCGACCGGCTCTGGGTCGTCAACGCGGGCGACGTGAAGGGCAACGAGCTGCCGCTGCAGTTCTTCCTCGACTACGCGTGGGACCCGCGGCGGTGGCCGGTCGAGCGGCTGGGGGAGTGGGAGGAGCGCTTCGCGGCGCAGAACTTCGGCCCGGCCGCCGCCGGTGGGATCGCCGCGGTGCTGCACGAGTACGGCGCCCTCCAGTCCGTGCGCAAGCCGGAACTGCTCAACCGCCGGGCGGTGGTCGGCGACGGCCTCGACGTGGTGAACGACGACCGGTCGTCGCCGTTCAGCCTGACCGACTACCGGGAGATCGAGCGCGTCACCGAGCGGTGGCGACTCCTGGCGGACGAGGCCGAGCGGATCCGCGGCGCCCTGCCGCCGTCCACGCAGGACGCCTACTTCCAGCTGGTGCACTACCCCGTGAAGGCGACGGCGAACCTGTACGCGTTGCGGCTGGCGGAGTTCACGAACCTGCACCACGCGGCGCAGGGCCGGGCGTCGGCGAACGGGTTGGCGGACGCCACCGACGCGCGGTTCGCCGACGACCGGGCGTTGTCGGCGCACTACGACGCGGTGGCGGGCGGGAAGTGGCGCGGCTTCCAGAGCCAGCCGAAGATCGGTTACGGCGACGTCGCCCGGTACGGGGAGATCGCGCGCTGGCAGCAGCCGGAGCGGGACCACCGGGCCCTGCCGGACGAGGTCTTCCCGCCGGTCGAGCGGGTCGAGCTGCCGCACGTGGCCGAGCTGGGCGTGGCGATCGACGGCTCCGACCAGTGGTGGCCCGCCTCGGCGACGCCGGCGGTGCTGCCCGCGTTCAGCCCGTGGCAGTCGCAGCCGGGGCAGTACGTCGAGGTGTTCAACCGGGGCGCGATCCCGTTCGAGTACCGGATTTCCACCGGTGTTCCGTGGCTGCGCGTCGACCGGCCACAGGGGACGGTGCACGCGCAGGTCCGCGCGCACCTGGACGTCGACTGGTCCCGTGCGCCGGAAGGCCGGACCACCGTCCCGATCACCGTGACCGGTGCGGGTGTGGTGGTGACCGTGGCGGCGGTGGTCGAGAACGACCTCGTCGGGGCGCGCGGATTCGTGGAGGCCAACGGTTACGTCTCCGTGGACGCGGCCGACGCCACCCGGGTCGTGGACGGCGACGGCGTGCGGTGGGTGGTCATCCCGGATTTCGGCGTGGAGGCGTTCCCGGTGACCGCGCCGAGCCGCGAGCCGTCCGGGCCGCGGTTGGAGTACGACCTGACCGTCCGGGCCGACGGGCCGGTCACGGTGTGGGCCCACCTCGCGCCGCGCAACCCGGTGCTGACCGGGCCGGGGCTGCGGTACGCGGTGTCGTTCGACGACCAGCCGCCGCAGGTCGTGGACATCACCGCGGCGACCGGCGCGGACGACACCGCGATGAACCCGCAGTGGGAGCGCAACACGTCGGACAACGTCAACCGGACCGCCACCGGGCACCACCTCGGCGCGGGCGCGCACACGCTCAAGCTGTGGCTGGTCGACCCGATCGTGGTGGTGCGCAAGCTGGTCGTGGACACGGGGGGTCTCAGGTCGAGCTACCTGGGTCCCCCGCGGAGCCGCCGGGTCCACTGA
- a CDS encoding glycoside hydrolase family 3 N-terminal domain-containing protein, giving the protein MLNPWADPGKPTGERVAALLAELTLEEKLAQLVGVWVGISEGEEVAPAQHEFAEPLPPWDELTKPGLGQLTRVFGTGPIDPLVAAKVLTETQRKLVANTRFGIPAMAHEECLAGFTAWQATVFPIPLAWGASFDPGTVERMAREVGLVMRDVGIHQGLSPVLDVTRDPRWGRTEETIGEDPYLVGLVGAAYTKGLESSGIVATLKHFAGYSASRGGRNHAPVHMGPREFADVVLPPFEMALREGGARSVMHSYAEVDGVPPASDASLLTDLLRDQWGFTGVVVADYFGVSFLETAHGVAGSPGEAAALALAAGVDVELPSVRCYGEPLAELVRSGQVDEALVDRAVTRVLTQKCELGLLDEGWQPESAAVLRGEPVDLDPPALRDLARTMAERSVVLLDNASGVLPLTAAAGAGKLAVVGPCADDLLALMGCYAFPNHVGVQHPDVPLGVDMDTMVQAVRKEFPGATVTGAKGCEVDGDDRSGIEEAVAAARDADVVFAVLGDRAGLFGRGTSGEGCDAEDLSLPGVQGELLDALLELDVPVVLVLLAGRPYALGSYEPAAVVQAFFPGEEGAGAVAGVLSGRVNPSGKLPVQVPRGSGGQPTTYLHPQLGGPGGVSSVDPSPAYPFGHGLSYTSFELADFAAGEEFPSDGEVEVSCLVRNTGERAGAEVVQLYLHDPVASVTRPVRQLVGFARVELEPGQATEVSFRLHADRTSFTGRDGRRVVETGDVVLQLGCSSTDIRWERSVRLTGETRVVGYDRVLVTPVTTTSR; this is encoded by the coding sequence GTGCTGAACCCCTGGGCCGATCCCGGCAAGCCGACCGGAGAGCGCGTCGCCGCCCTGCTGGCCGAGCTGACCCTGGAGGAGAAGCTGGCCCAGCTGGTGGGCGTGTGGGTCGGCATCTCCGAGGGCGAGGAGGTCGCGCCCGCGCAGCACGAGTTCGCCGAGCCGCTGCCGCCGTGGGACGAGCTGACCAAGCCCGGCCTCGGCCAGCTGACCAGGGTGTTCGGCACCGGTCCGATCGACCCGCTGGTCGCCGCGAAGGTGCTGACCGAGACGCAGCGCAAGCTGGTGGCCAACACCCGGTTCGGCATCCCGGCGATGGCGCACGAGGAGTGCCTGGCCGGGTTCACCGCGTGGCAGGCCACCGTGTTCCCCATCCCGCTGGCGTGGGGCGCCTCGTTCGACCCGGGGACGGTCGAGCGGATGGCCCGCGAGGTCGGCCTGGTGATGCGCGACGTCGGCATCCACCAGGGCCTGTCCCCGGTGCTGGACGTGACCCGCGACCCGAGGTGGGGCCGCACCGAGGAGACCATCGGCGAGGACCCGTACCTCGTCGGCCTCGTCGGCGCCGCCTACACCAAGGGCCTGGAGTCCAGCGGCATCGTGGCCACGCTCAAGCACTTCGCGGGCTACTCCGCGTCGCGCGGCGGGCGCAACCACGCGCCGGTGCACATGGGACCGCGCGAGTTCGCCGACGTCGTGCTGCCGCCGTTCGAGATGGCGTTGCGCGAGGGCGGCGCCCGGTCGGTCATGCACTCCTACGCCGAGGTGGACGGCGTGCCGCCGGCCTCGGACGCGTCCCTGCTCACCGACCTGCTGCGGGACCAGTGGGGCTTCACCGGCGTGGTGGTCGCGGACTACTTCGGCGTGTCGTTCCTGGAGACCGCGCACGGCGTCGCGGGCTCGCCGGGCGAGGCCGCCGCGCTGGCGCTGGCCGCCGGCGTGGACGTGGAGCTGCCCAGCGTGCGCTGCTATGGCGAGCCGCTGGCCGAGCTGGTGCGGTCCGGCCAGGTCGACGAGGCGCTGGTGGACCGCGCGGTGACCCGCGTGCTGACCCAGAAGTGCGAGCTGGGCCTGCTGGACGAGGGCTGGCAGCCGGAGTCGGCCGCGGTGCTGCGCGGCGAGCCGGTCGACCTGGACCCGCCCGCGCTGCGCGACCTGGCCCGCACCATGGCCGAGCGGTCCGTGGTGCTGCTGGACAACGCCTCCGGCGTGCTGCCGCTGACGGCGGCGGCGGGCGCGGGCAAGCTCGCCGTGGTCGGCCCGTGCGCGGACGACCTGCTGGCGCTGATGGGCTGCTACGCGTTCCCGAACCACGTCGGCGTGCAGCACCCGGACGTGCCGCTCGGCGTGGACATGGACACGATGGTGCAAGCCGTGCGCAAGGAGTTCCCCGGCGCGACGGTCACCGGCGCCAAGGGCTGCGAGGTCGACGGCGACGACCGCTCCGGCATCGAGGAGGCGGTCGCCGCCGCCCGCGACGCCGACGTGGTGTTCGCCGTCCTCGGCGACCGGGCCGGGCTGTTCGGCCGCGGCACGTCCGGCGAGGGCTGCGACGCCGAGGACCTGTCGCTGCCCGGCGTGCAGGGCGAGCTGCTGGACGCGCTGCTGGAGCTGGACGTGCCGGTGGTGCTGGTGCTGCTGGCCGGCCGCCCGTACGCGCTGGGCTCCTACGAGCCCGCCGCGGTCGTGCAGGCGTTCTTCCCCGGTGAAGAGGGCGCGGGCGCGGTCGCCGGCGTGCTCAGCGGGCGCGTCAACCCGTCCGGCAAGCTGCCGGTGCAGGTGCCGCGCGGCTCCGGCGGCCAACCGACCACCTACCTGCACCCGCAGCTCGGCGGTCCCGGCGGGGTCAGCTCGGTCGACCCGTCGCCCGCCTACCCGTTCGGGCACGGCCTGTCGTACACCTCGTTCGAGCTGGCCGATTTCGCCGCGGGCGAGGAGTTCCCGTCCGACGGCGAGGTCGAGGTGTCCTGCCTGGTGCGCAACACCGGCGAGCGGGCGGGCGCCGAGGTCGTGCAGCTCTACCTGCACGACCCGGTGGCCAGCGTGACCCGGCCGGTGCGCCAGCTCGTCGGCTTCGCGCGGGTCGAGCTGGAGCCGGGCCAGGCCACCGAGGTCTCGTTCCGGCTGCACGCCGACCGCACCTCGTTCACCGGCCGCGACGGCAGGCGCGTGGTGGAGACCGGCGACGTCGTGCTGCAGCTCGGCTGCTCCAGCACCGACATCCGCTGGGAGCGGTCGGTCCGGCTCACCGGCGAGACCCGCGTGGTCGGCTACGACCGCGTCCTGGTGACCCCCGTGACCACCACGTCGCGTTGA
- a CDS encoding LacI family DNA-binding transcriptional regulator produces MRRATLATIAAAAGVSLPTVSKVLNGKDDVGAETRARVRQLLAEYDYVPVGSRRASGHLLVDLVFTALDSPWAVEIIRGVVDTGLHVVVSSTDKPRQHTSWAASLVEARRAGALLVTSQLTAADRRVLANSRIPVVVIDPVDLPQPNVPSVGATNWAGGLAATEHLLRLGHRRVGVIGGPAGMLCSRARVDGYRAALDRAGIAFTPELVKHGDFKHEGGFRRAAELLALPDRPTAIFAGNDEQALGVIEAARVVGLSVPQDLSVVGFDDLPVAVWSSPALTTVRQPLTEMGRHAGRMLADLIAGRPVETERVELATELVVRSSTKEPPC; encoded by the coding sequence ATGCGTCGAGCCACGTTGGCCACGATTGCCGCAGCAGCGGGGGTGTCCCTCCCGACGGTGTCCAAAGTCCTGAACGGGAAGGACGACGTCGGCGCGGAGACCAGGGCTCGGGTGCGGCAGTTGCTCGCCGAGTACGACTACGTGCCGGTGGGGTCCCGGAGGGCTTCGGGCCACCTGCTGGTCGACCTCGTGTTCACCGCCCTGGACAGCCCCTGGGCGGTGGAGATCATCCGTGGTGTCGTCGACACCGGACTGCACGTCGTGGTGTCGTCCACGGACAAACCCCGTCAGCACACGTCGTGGGCGGCGTCGCTGGTCGAGGCCAGGCGCGCGGGCGCGCTGCTGGTCACCTCCCAGCTGACCGCCGCCGACCGCCGGGTGCTGGCCAACTCCCGCATCCCCGTCGTGGTCATCGACCCCGTCGACCTGCCGCAGCCGAACGTGCCCAGCGTCGGCGCGACGAACTGGGCGGGCGGCCTGGCCGCCACCGAACACCTGCTGCGCCTCGGCCACCGCCGGGTCGGCGTCATCGGCGGACCGGCCGGGATGCTGTGCAGCCGCGCGCGCGTGGACGGCTACCGCGCCGCGCTCGACCGGGCGGGCATCGCGTTCACCCCCGAGCTGGTCAAGCACGGCGACTTCAAGCACGAGGGCGGGTTCCGCCGGGCAGCCGAGCTGCTGGCGCTGCCGGACCGGCCGACCGCGATCTTCGCGGGCAACGACGAGCAGGCTTTAGGCGTGATCGAGGCGGCCCGCGTCGTCGGGCTGTCCGTGCCGCAGGACCTGAGCGTGGTCGGGTTCGACGACCTGCCGGTCGCGGTGTGGTCCTCGCCCGCGCTCACCACCGTGCGCCAGCCGCTGACCGAGATGGGTCGCCACGCGGGCCGGATGCTCGCCGACCTGATCGCGGGTCGTCCCGTGGAGACCGAACGGGTGGAACTGGCCACCGAACTCGTCGTCCGATCGTCAACGAAGGAGCCGCCGTGCTGA